A genomic window from Motacilla alba alba isolate MOTALB_02 chromosome 6, Motacilla_alba_V1.0_pri, whole genome shotgun sequence includes:
- the ATP5MK gene encoding ATP synthase membrane subunit DAPIT, mitochondrial yields the protein MAGHDSGSQHQFTGFQKYFNSYTIIGRRNYVIATYTGVALLVLYFKFRPKKQAPAVTDK from the exons ATGGCTGGCCATGACTCGGGATCTCAACACCAGTTCACTGGATTTCAGAAGTACTTCAATTCCTATACCATCATAGGGAGAAGGAAT taTGTGATAGCAACGTACACAGGTGTTGCACTCCTTGTCTTGTATTTCAAGTTTAGGCCTAAGAAGCAAGCTCCTGCTGTGACTGATAAGTAA